From one Candidatus Taylorbacteria bacterium genomic stretch:
- a CDS encoding tail fiber domain-containing protein — protein sequence MSSERGGVSTSCEFKIKLGGLVVIALFVIISLPSFVLASPLYTPGQTLNPSCLPTNPDCTVSPSAYTGMPSFGIGTTTPSQQLSVVGQQSLQTSSVDSSIVISNHPYLISNGGDNLDLIIGNNLVFTAGAGEGSSVLLGNNIETGGIPGAANSYFNILIGYGVKSLANEPKNIVIGATAQASSSDSVAVGYASRVGRRSIAIGSQASAPGDDSAAFGSFLTVSGNNIFGYGKTTTRNWFAGTVGIGTTTPSSKLSITQSANTSAGGLWLSTSNNTDYRSMFMDTSGVLSFTGGDTAGVLNTATLNAAGAWTNASDIAYKENIVDLSTRYGLDTVLQTQPRFYTMKGDTHIPQVGFIAQELELVIPEVVDGEDGSKGISYGNLVAVAFQAIKDLVHNIATELFTKKLHITEQICIDDECYSKEALRQLLRDSGAKPIVPLSPPPDSVSTLVSSSDPISTTTSSTPPAPDSIATTTDSIPNDTSSLAPIILPEPPRVSPTELFVQPENLDTATPTNSVELTSPETATQ from the coding sequence TTGAGTTCCGAAAGAGGAGGAGTAAGCACATCTTGCGAATTTAAAATAAAACTGGGAGGACTAGTAGTCATCGCTTTGTTTGTTATTATTTCTCTCCCCTCATTTGTCCTTGCTTCTCCGCTCTATACTCCCGGTCAAACGCTGAACCCCAGTTGTCTTCCTACAAACCCCGACTGCACCGTTTCTCCCTCGGCATACACAGGTATGCCTAGTTTTGGTATCGGAACAACTACGCCTTCCCAACAACTAAGTGTCGTCGGCCAACAGAGTCTTCAAACTTCGAGCGTTGATAGTTCAATAGTAATATCTAATCACCCTTATCTCATATCCAATGGTGGTGATAATTTAGATCTCATCATCGGCAATAATCTTGTTTTTACAGCAGGAGCAGGTGAAGGATCATCAGTGCTATTAGGGAATAATATAGAAACTGGAGGGATTCCAGGGGCTGCCAACTCGTATTTCAATATATTGATTGGTTATGGTGTAAAATCTCTAGCTAACGAGCCTAAAAATATTGTTATCGGGGCGACTGCCCAAGCAAGCTCTAGTGATAGTGTCGCAGTTGGGTACGCATCAAGAGTCGGAAGACGGTCTATTGCTATAGGTTCTCAAGCGTCGGCCCCGGGGGATGATTCTGCCGCTTTCGGCAGTTTTTTAACAGTTTCTGGCAACAATATTTTTGGATATGGTAAAACCACGACCAGAAATTGGTTTGCTGGAACTGTAGGAATTGGAACTACCACTCCCTCCTCCAAACTCTCCATCACCCAAAGCGCCAACACTTCGGCAGGTGGTTTATGGCTCTCGACCTCAAACAACACAGATTATCGAAGCATGTTTATGGATACTTCAGGAGTTCTGTCATTTACCGGTGGAGATACAGCGGGAGTTTTGAATACCGCAACGCTAAATGCCGCCGGAGCTTGGACCAACGCTTCGGACATCGCTTACAAGGAAAACATTGTTGACCTCTCCACCAGATACGGACTTGATACAGTCCTCCAAACCCAACCTCGTTTTTACACGATGAAGGGTGATACCCATATCCCACAGGTTGGATTTATTGCCCAAGAACTCGAGCTTGTAATTCCCGAAGTTGTAGACGGTGAGGACGGCTCCAAAGGCATCTCCTACGGCAACCTTGTTGCGGTGGCATTTCAGGCGATTAAAGATTTGGTTCATAACATCGCGACTGAATTATTTACGAAGAAACTTCACATAACTGAACAAATCTGCATTGATGATGAATGCTACTCAAAGGAAGCGTTGAGACAACTGTTACGCGATTCTGGGGCAAAACCGATAGTGCCACTTTCTCCTCCACCTGATTCCGTGTCCACTCTCGTGTCTTCATCAGACCCGATTTCTACCACAACTTCCAGCACCCCTCCTGCTCCCGACTCAATCGCAACGACCACTGACTCGATACCAAATGACACGAGTTCCCTAGCTCCTATAATTCTTCCAGAACCGCCGAGAGTGTCGCCAACGGAGCTCTTTGTGCAACCGGAAAATTTGGATACTGCCACTCCCACTAATTCTGTTGAGCTGACTTCCCCCGAAACAGCTACTCAATAA
- a CDS encoding tail fiber domain-containing protein, with the protein MIQNFQSRVSRERERERVISSQEFKIKLGGLVVVALFVIISLPSFVFASPLYTPGQTLNPSCLPTNPDCTVSPSAYTGMPSFGIGTTTPSQQLSVVGQQSIRRNSSTDNSIIISDSNVQSFNNATTITIGNNLTFTGSGIYAPDASVLIGNGIESVSKAGNSYWNVVVGDHVLLTANEPKNVVIGALAQASAGDGTAIGFNSRVGSFSMALGSTAQALGNFSAAIGPFASVTGDNIFGYGVAATRHWFAGTVGIGTTTPSSKLSITQSANTSAGGLWLSTSNNTDYRSMFMDTSGVLSFTGGDTAGVLNTATLNAAGAWTNASDIAYKENIVDLSTRYGLDTVLQTQPRFYTMKGDTHIPQVGFIAQELELVIPEVVDGEDGSKGISYGNLVAVAFQAIKELAGKLNDLMVNTIKAVTGTFTTVQTDNLCADDICINKDQLKALLIRAGGTITAQPDPLPPAPSIDPTTTTTPSTPSTPDPIATSTQPITDDPIPDDTASSTPPQSLEETVITDPIPPVTVAEPTVQGITVLGF; encoded by the coding sequence ATGATTCAAAATTTCCAATCTCGCGTTTCGAGAGAGAGAGAGAGAGAGAGAGTAATCTCCTCTCAAGAATTTAAGATAAAACTGGGAGGACTAGTAGTCGTCGCTTTGTTTGTTATTATTTCTCTCCCCTCATTTGTCTTCGCCTCTCCGCTCTATACTCCCGGTCAAACCCTAAACCCCAGTTGTCTTCCTACAAACCCCGACTGCACCGTTTCTCCCTCGGCATACACAGGTATGCCTAGTTTTGGCATCGGAACAACTACGCCTTCCCAACAACTAAGTGTCGTTGGTCAACAGAGCATCAGAAGGAATTCTAGTACAGATAATTCAATAATAATATCAGATTCAAACGTGCAAAGTTTTAACAATGCAACTACGATTACCATAGGTAACAATCTTACTTTTACAGGTTCAGGTATATACGCCCCAGACGCATCTGTTCTTATAGGAAATGGTATTGAAAGTGTCTCCAAAGCAGGTAACTCATATTGGAATGTTGTCGTCGGAGATCATGTATTGCTGACTGCCAACGAGCCAAAAAATGTCGTAATTGGAGCATTGGCTCAAGCAAGCGCCGGCGATGGTACTGCAATTGGGTTCAACTCACGTGTCGGGAGTTTTTCTATGGCTCTAGGTAGTACAGCGCAGGCTCTAGGAAATTTTTCTGCAGCTATCGGCCCTTTTGCATCAGTTACTGGCGACAATATTTTTGGATACGGTGTTGCCGCGACCAGACATTGGTTTGCAGGAACTGTGGGAATTGGAACTACCACTCCCTCCTCCAAACTCTCCATCACCCAAAGCGCCAACACTTCGGCAGGTGGTTTATGGCTCTCGACCTCAAACAACACAGATTATCGAAGCATGTTTATGGATACTTCAGGAGTTCTGTCATTTACCGGTGGAGATACAGCGGGAGTTTTGAATACCGCAACGCTAAATGCCGCCGGAGCTTGGACCAACGCTTCGGACATCGCTTACAAGGAAAACATTGTTGACCTCTCCACCAGATACGGACTTGATACAGTCCTCCAAACCCAACCTCGTTTTTACACGATGAAGGGTGATACCCATATCCCTCAAGTCGGATTTATCGCCCAAGAACTCGAGCTTGTAATTCCCGAAGTTGTAGACGGAGAGGACGGCTCCAAAGGCATCTCTTACGGCAACCTTGTTGCGGTGGCATTTCAGGCGATAAAGGAACTTGCGGGCAAGTTGAATGATCTCATGGTAAACACAATTAAGGCAGTAACAGGCACGTTTACAACCGTCCAAACGGACAATCTTTGTGCAGACGACATCTGTATCAACAAAGACCAGTTGAAGGCACTCCTTATTCGAGCCGGCGGAACAATCACCGCTCAACCTGATCCATTACCTCCCGCTCCTTCCATTGACCCAACCACCACCACAACACCAAGCACTCCTTCTACCCCTGATCCAATCGCGACCTCAACCCAACCAATTACAGACGACCCTATTCCGGACGATACGGCTTCATCTACACCTCCTCAATCATTGGAGGAAACTGTGATAACGGATCCAATCCCTCCTGTAACTGTGGCAGAACCGACAGTGCAGGGAATAACGGTATTAGGCTTTTGA